Proteins encoded together in one Musa acuminata AAA Group cultivar baxijiao chromosome BXJ3-6, Cavendish_Baxijiao_AAA, whole genome shotgun sequence window:
- the LOC135640036 gene encoding probable pectate lyase 4 produces the protein MGARRWFCCFPKETFTHRPHSSPSSDQLSHPTSSATPAAPPFVSVPTAAAGVTKEMGAKLPYAHVDARLRALAGQAEGFGRHAIGGLHGPVYHVTSLADDGSGSLREACRIREPLWIIFEISGTIHLSSYLRVSSYKTIDGRGQRIKLTGKGLQLKECEHIIICNLEFEGGRGHDVDGIQIKPKSRHIWIDRCSLRDYDDGLIDITRESTDVTVSRCHFAMHDKTMLIGADSSHITDRCIRVTIHHCFFDGTRQRHPRLRFGRVHLYNNYTRNWGIYAVCASVEAQILSQCNIYEAGQKKVVFKYMPEKAADREEVASGWIRSEGDLFMNGAQPCLIQGAGVESVFNALEHYPTWTMEPASVALKEVLQLCSGWQAIQRPADW, from the exons ATGGGAGCTCGTCGGTGGTTTTGCTGCTTCCCGAAGGAAACGTTCACTCATCGTCCTCACAGCTCGCCGTCGTCCGATCAACTGTCGCATCCCACGTCTTCCGCTACCCCCGCTGCTCCTCCCTTCGTTAGCGTCCCAACGGCAGCGGCGGGGGTGACGAAGGAAATGGGCGCAAAACTGCCTTACGCCCACGTCGATGCGCGCTTACGAGCCCTAGCCGGACAGGCCGAGGGCTTCGGCCGCCACGCCATCGGAGGCCTCCATGGACCCGTCTATCATGTCACCTCCTTGGCTG ATGATGGCTCTGGCTCGCTTCGTGAGGCATGCCGCATAAGAGAACCACTCTGGATCATTTTTGAGATTTCAGGAACCATCCATCTTTCTTCGTACTTGAGGGTATCCTCCTATAAGACAATTGATGGTCGAGGACAGAGGATAAAGTTGACTGGCAAAGGTTTGCAGCTGAAAGAGTGTGAACATATAATCATATGCAATCTGGAGTTTGAAGGTGGTAGAGGACATGATGTTGATGGTATTCAGATAAAACCCAAGTCAAGGCATATTTGGATAGATCGCTGCAGCCTGCGTGATTATGACGATGGACTTATTGATATCACTCGTGAAAGCACTGATGTCACTGTTTCAAG ATGTCACTTCGCAATGCATGACAAAACAATGCTTATCGGAGCAGATAGTAGCCACATCACAGATAGATGTATCCGTGTTACCATTCATCACTGTTTCTTTGATGGAACAAGGCAGCGGCATCCTCGACTTAGATTTGGCAGAGTCCACCTTTATAACAACTACACAAGAAATTGGGGCATATATGCTGTTTGTGCCAGTGTAGAAGCACAG ATCCTTTCTCAATGCAACATTTATGAAGCAGGCCAGAAGAAGGTGGTTTTCAAGTACATGCCTGAGAAG GCGGCAGACAGAGAAGAGGTCGCATCAGGGTGGATAAGGTCTGAAGGTGATTTGTTTATGAATGGTGCCCAGCCTTGTTTGATACAAGGTGCCGGTGTTGAAAGCGTTTTCAATGCCTTGGAACACTACCCAACATGGACCATGGAGCCAGCATCTGTGGCTCTCAAAGAGGTTCTCCAGTTATGTTCAGGATGGCAAGCAATACAAAGACCAGCAGATTGGTAG
- the LOC135640611 gene encoding ankyrin repeat-containing protein ITN1-like — protein sequence MKTMALQFEKGERDLELGPASLNYSPPFAPIRTMVLSHSGRRLDQEVAASSSSAPATPALVLSNSGKRMDQAASPSLVLSNSGKRMDPSGKKKYVKQVTGRHNDTELHLAAHRGDLAAVRQILGEIDAQMTGTAMGADFDAEVAEIRAAVVNDVNEEDETALFTAAQKGFLDVVVELLKYTDRESLTRKNRSGFDVFHIAAREGHQAIVQVLLGHDPTLVKTFGQSNATPLITAATRGHTEVVNLLLEQDDSLIELSKKNGKNALHFAARQGHVEIVKALLGKDPQLARRTDKKGQTALHMAVKGTSCEVVKALLNTDPAIVMLPDRAANTALHVATRKKRAEIVHLLVLLPDINVNALTRDHKTAFDIAEGLPLSEESSDIKDSLSRCGACRANELNQPRDELRRTVTEIKKDVHIQLEQTRKTNKNVHGIAKELRKLHREGINNATNSVTVVAVLFATVAFAAIFTVPGGTGDDGVAEVVHKGSFKIFFIFNAIALFTSLAVVVVQITLVRGETKAERRVVEIINKLMWLASICTTVAFIASSYIVVGRHFQWAAILVTLIGGLIMAGVLGTMTFYVVKSKRTRSIRRREKSMRSTSNSWHHNHEFSDSEVDRIYAI from the exons ATGAAGACGATGGCCCTCCAATTCGAAAAAG GGGAGAGGGACCTCGAATTGGGACCGGCGAGCCTAAACTACAGCCCGCCATTTGCTCCCATCCGCACGATGGTTCTCTCGCACTCCGGCAGGCGCTTGGACCAAGAGGTGGCGGCGTCCTCTTCGTCGGCGCCCGCCACGCCGGCCCTGGTGCTGTCCAACTCCGGGAAGCGGATGGACCAGGCGGCGTCGCCGTCTCTAGTTCTATCCAATTCCGGGAAGCGGATGGATCCCTCGGGGAAGAAGAAATACGTGAAGCAGGTGACCGGGCGGCACAATGACACGGAGCTCCACCTCGCGGCGCATCGCGGGGACCTCGCGGCGGTGCGGCAGATCCTCGGCGAGATCGACGCCCAGATGACGGGGACGGCAATGGGCGCCGATTTCGACGCCGAGGTGGCGGAGATACGGGCGGCCGTGGTGAACGACGTCAACGAGGAGGACGAGACGGCTCTGTTCACGGCAGCCCAAAAAGGGTTTCTCGATGTGGTGGTCGAGCTGCTCAAGTACACCGACCGAGAGAGCCTCACGAGGAAGAACAGATCCGGGTTTGACGTTTTCCATATCGCCGCTAGAGAAGGGCATCAAG CAATTGTTCAGGTACTTTTGGGACATGATCCAACTCTTGTCAAAACTTTTGGTCAATCAAATGCTACCCCCCTTATAACTGCAGCAACAAGAGGACACACTGAAGTTGTGAATCTCTTGCTTGAACAAGATGATAGCTTAATCGAGTTATccaaaaaaaatggaaaaaatgCACTGCACTTTGCTGCAAGACAGGGACATGTGGAGATTGTAAAAGCATTGTTGGGAAAGGATCCACAGCTTGCCAGAAGAACTGATAAGAAAGGGCAAACTGCTTTGCACATGGCAGTGAAGGGAACAAGTTGTGAAGTTGTTAAAGCCCTTCTGAATACAGATCCAGCTATTGTTATGCTACCAGACAGAGCTGCAAACACAGCATTACATGTTGCAACAAGGAAAAAACGTGCAGAG ATAGTTCATCTCCTAGTTCTCCTTCCAGATATAAATGTGAATGCATTGACAAGAGATCataaaactgcttttgatattgccGAAGGCCTACCTCTTTCTGAAGAGTCTTCTGATATCAAGGACTCCCTATCTCGTTGTGGAGCATGCAGAGCCAATGAACTAAATCAACCACGAGATGAGCTACGGAGGACTGTAACAGAGATAAAAAAAGATGTTCATATACAGCTTGAGCAGACTCGGAAAACAAACAAAAATGTCCATGGGATTGCCAAGGAGCTGAGGAAACTTCACAGAGAAGGCATTAACAATGCCACCAACTCTGTTACAGTGGTTGCTGTGCTCTTTGCGACGGTGGCATTCGCGGCTATCTTTACAGTGCCTGGTGGAACTGGAGATGATGGAGTAGCAGAAGTTGTGCATAAAGGGTCTTTCAAGATATTTTTCATCTTTAATGCTATTGCCCTGTTCACTTCATTGGCCGTGGTGGTGGTTCAGATAACACTCGTCAGGGGCGAAACAAAGGCAGAGCGGCGGGTCGTCGAGATCATAAACAAGTTGATGTGGTTGGCTTCCATCTGCACTACTGTCGCTTTCATTGCCTCGTCCTATATTGTTGTGGGTCGGCATTTTCAGTGGGCCGCTATTCTAGTTACGCTAATTGGTGGACTGATAATGGCTGGTGTTCTTGGCACCATGACTTTCTATGTCGTGAAATCAAAGCGGACTCGTTCTATCAGGAGGCGAGAGAAATCCATGAGGAGCACTTCAAACTCATGGCATCACAACCATGAGTTCTCTGATTCTGAAGTCGATAGGATTTACGCCATCTAA
- the LOC135639814 gene encoding ankyrin repeat-containing protein At5g02620-like — protein MEMDSSVGRQSFRRKKMTKQLTGKRDDTPLHSAARSGNLAVVNGLLSGADDEDLKELLSRQNQAGETALFVAAEYGYVDVVQEMIKYYDVAAAGIKAKNGYDALHIAAKQGDVDVVKELLNALPELSLTVDLSNTTALHTAAAQGHIEVVNLLLEADKSLALIAKSNGKTALHSAARNGHLEVVKSLLRKESGIAARTDKKGQTALHMAAKGTSLDLVQELLENEPSLLNLVDTKGNTALHIAARKSRAQIVRRLLEFKELETKAINKSGETALDTAEKMGNSDVTGMLLEHGVQSARAIRPSPNPARELKQTVSDIKHEVHSQLEHTRQTRRRVQGIAKRLNKLHEDGLNNAINSNTVVAVLIATVAFAAIFTVPGEYVESENLAPGLTLGEANVAHQTPFMIFFVFDSVALFISLAVVVVQTSVVVIESKAKKQMMAIINKLMWIACVLISIAFLALCFIVVGRSQRWLAIGVTIMGTVILATTLATMLYWVIAHRIEAKKLRNIRRSSLSRSRSWSASGVSDSELFNSEYKMYAI, from the exons ATGGAGATGGATTCGTCGGTCGGGCGGCAGAGTTTCCGCCGGAAGAAGATGACGAAGCAGCTGACCGGGAAGCGCGACGACACCCCCTTGCATTCTGCTGCCCGGTCAGGGAATCTGGCCGTGGTGAATGGGCTCCTCTCGGGAGCCGATGACGAGGACCTGAAGGAACTGTTGAGCAGGCAGAATCAGGCTGGGGAGACCGCTTTGTTCGTCGCCGCCGAGTATGGCTATGTCGATGTGGTGCAAGAGATGATCAAGTATTATGATGTTGCAGCGGCTGGAATAAAGGCCAAGAACGGCTACGATGCTCTCCACATCGCAGCCAAGCAAGGGGATGTAG ATGTTGTGAAGGAGCTGCTGAATGCACTTCCGGAGCTCTCTCTGACAGTGGACCTGTCAAACACCACTGCACTTCATACAGCTGCAGCACAAGGCCACATTGAGGTGGTGAATCTGCTACTGGAAGCTGATAAGAGCCTGGCGCTGATTGCAAAGAGCAATGGTAAGACTGCCCTGCATTCTGCTGCAAGGAATGGGCACTTGGAAGTAGTCAAGTCTCTCCTCAGAAAAGAATCTGGAATTGCTGCCAGAACCGATAAGAAGGGACAGACTGCACTGCATATGGCAGCCAAGGGAACGAGCCTGGATTTAGTTCAGGAGCTTCTTGAAAATGAACCCTCTCTGCTCAACTTGGTTGACACGAAGGGCAACACAGCACTGCATATAGCAGCAAGGAAAAGCCGGGCTCAG ATCGTTAGGAGATTACTTGAGTTCAAGGAGTTGGAGACCAAAGCCATCAACAAGTCGGGGGAGACGGCACTCGACACCGCCGAGAAGATGGGGAATTCGGACGTCACCGGCATGCTGTTGGAGCACGGCGTTCAAAGCGCGAGGGCGATACGACCCTCGCCCAACCCCGCCCGCGAGCTGAAGCAGACGGTGAGCGACATCAAGCACGAGGTCCACTCCCAGCTGGAGCACACCCGGCAGACCCGGCGGCGGGTGCAGGGGATCGCCAAGCGGCTCAACAAGCTCCACGAGGACGGTCTCAACAACGCCATCAACTCCAACACCGTCGTCGCCGTCCTCATCGCGACCGTCGCCTTCGCCGCCATCTTCACGGTCCCCGGGGAGTACGTGGAATCCGAGAACCTGGCGCCGGGGCTGACGCTGGGTGAGGCCAACGTGGCGCACCAGACGCCCTTCATGATCTTCTTCGTCTTCGACTCGGTGGCGCTCTTCATATccctggcggtggtggtggtgcagaCGTCGGTGGTGGTGATCGAGAGCAAGGCGAAGAAGCAGATGATGGCCATCATCAACAAGCTGATGTGGATCGCCTGCGTGCTCATCAGCATCGCCTTCCTCGCCCTGTGCTTCATCGTGGTGGGCCGCAGCCAGCGGTGGCTGGCGATCGGGGTCACCATCATGGGGACGGTGATACTGGCGACCACGCTGGCCACCATGCTCTACTGGGTGATCGCCCACCGGATCGAGGCCAAGAAGCTGAGGAACATCAGACGGTCGTCGCTCAGCCGGTCGCGGTCGTGGTCGGCGTCGGGGGTGTCCGACAGCGAACTATTCAACAGTGAGTATAAGATGTACGCGATCTGA